DNA from Vibrio japonicus:
ATATCATAGACTAGCTCACTCTTTTCAAATCATTATTTTTATATGGGACTACAGTAAATGGAATTGAGCACGTTTATATCGCAACTTAAAACTCACCCACAAGATATTGAGTTCAGCCAAACAATCGCAACGATCGATGCGAATTATGATTTCACGCCGACCGCTTTCACCAACGGCAATACATCAAATGAAGCGAACCAAAACAATGGATCTTGTAAGATTTTTGCCTTTGCAAAACTTAATGATCTTTCCGCTGAAGAAACATTGGCTTGTTTTGGTGCGTTTTACCGTGAAGATGTACTGAATAACCCGCAAGGTGATGATCACGCCAACA
Protein-coding regions in this window:
- a CDS encoding HopJ type III effector protein produces the protein MELSTFISQLKTHPQDIEFSQTIATIDANYDFTPTAFTNGNTSNEANQNNGSCKIFAFAKLNDLSAEETLACFGAFYREDVLNNPQGDDHANIRNFIQFGWDGVQFESEALKAK